The Paraflavitalea devenefica DNA segment CCTTTGGCATGCTCTTTTCCCTCGCCGGCGTGTACGGCAACCGCGTCAATTCGATCGGGCTCATTGCCCTGCTGGTATTCATTTTCAACATTGACAGCCACCTTGCTTCTTCCAATATCTGGCGCGATGCCGCCTGGTTTACTATCGGTGGCGTATGGTATGCAGGGCTCAGTCTGACCCTCTATACCCTCCGCCCTTATAAACCCATTCAGCAGTTGCTGGGCGAGAGCCTCATGGAAATTGCCGGTTATCTCCGGGTGAAAGCAGCCTTCTACGATAAAGAGCGGGATACCGATCACCTGTACAGGGAACTCATGCGCTACCAGATCGTCGTACACCAGCACCAGGATGAGCTGCATGAAATGCTCTTCAAGGCCCGGCGCCTCATCACTGAATCTACCAGCAAGGGGCGCATCCTCATGATGATGTTCCTCGATAGCATGGACCTCTTTGAGCGCATTATGACTACCCAGCAGGAGTATGAAGCGCTTCACAAAGAATTTGACGATACGCCCATCCTGAAAGCCTATCACAGCATGATCCTGCAGGCGTCGGATGAACTGCAAAAAATAGGACTGTCCGTACAGGAAGGATTGCCTTACAGGGACGACAATTCACTGGAGGAAGCCTACAAAGAAACCAGTGATGCTTACTTCGCCCTGCGGGATAAAGAACTGGGACCACATACCATTGAGGGATTTATCAAGCTCCGGCATATCCTGTACAGCATAGAAGACCTGGTAGAACGCATCTCTATGCTGGCGCATTATTCTACTTATGACCGAAGCATCAGCAAGAACAAAGACGCCAGGGAAAAATGGCTGAAAGAGCAGGCGCCGCCCGACCAGGAGATCAACATCCGGTTACTGCTCGATAACCTTTCCTTGCAATCGTCCCACTTCAGGCATGCCATACGCGTTACCCTGGCCATGATGATCGGTTACACCATTTCCTTGCTGTATCCGCTCGGACACGGATACTGGATCCTGCTGACCATCGTTACCATCCTCAAACCGGCATACAGCATTACCAAACAGCGCAACTTCCAGCGTTTGGGCGGTACCCTTATCGGTGCTGCTTTCTCCTTTGCGGTCCTGTACTTCATTAAGGACAATACTGCCCTGTTCATCATCATGCTGCTGGCCATGATCATTTCCTATACCTACATCAAGCTCAACTACCTGGTGGGGTCTATTGGTATTACCTCCTACGTGATCCTCAGCTTTCATTTCATGAACCCGGGCGGATTGTCGGCCGTATTGCAGGACAGGATCATTGATACGGCCATTGGTTCTCTCATTGCTTACCTCGTATCAAAATTCGTATTGCCCTTATGGGAGCATGAACAGATAGATCCTTTCATAGAAAAAACCGTAACTGCCAACCGGCGTTACTTCAACGTTGTATCGGTGGCCTTCACCGGCCAGTCATCAGAAAAAAGTGATTACCGGGTTGCCCGTAAAGAAGCCTTTGTGGCGCTGGCCAACATGTCTGACCATTTTCAGCGTATGCTGTCGGAACCGAAGAACAAGCAGCCTGGTCTGCCGCAATACCATCAGTTTGTAGCAACCAGTCACCTGCTGGCCTCGCATATTGCCTCTCTTTCTTACTATGCGCAGCGGTCGGCTCCGCAATATGCCTCCGGTGATTTTCAGCCGCTCCTGAAACAGGTGGATGATCAGTTTGGATCTGCGCAAAGCCTGCTGGACAATAAAGCCCTGCCTGCTATAGAACAAAAGACCGGCGACCATCCCATACGCGCCCGCCTGCAACAACTCTTTGAACAAAGACGGCAGGAGATGAAAGCAGGAGCGGGTAACCCGGAACAATCTGTACGCAAAACACTCTCTGATCTCAAGGCTATTACCGACCAGTTCCAGTTGATCTATTCTATCACGGTTGAACAGGTGAAAATATTAGACAAGCTGAAGAAGGAGGAAATGTAAATAATTTAATTTTGCCGGCCGCCAATCAACTATACAATCAAACCATGAAACAATCCTTAGCGCGCATAGCACTCGTAGTAAAAGATTATGATGAAGCCATTGCCTTTTATACGGAAAAGTTACATTTTACTTTAATAGAAGATACCGTTTTAACACCCACCAAAAGATGGGTAGTGGTAGCGCCGCCGGGATCAGATGGCTGCTGCCTGCTGCTGGCGAAAGCCGTAGGTGAAGAACAAGAAAGCAGGGTAGGGAACCAAACCGGCGGCCGGGTATTCCTCTTCCTGTATACCGATAATTTCGACCGGGACTATATCAACCTGCTGCACCAGCACATCACCATTGTGCGTGAACCCGTAACCGAAACCTGGGGCAAGGTGGCTGTCTTTGCCGACCTCTATGGCAACCTGTGGGACCTGATCGAAGCGCCCGGCAAATAAAATAGCCAAGAAAATATTCTACCCGAGAAAGTTGAGGAAAAGATTGCTCAAAAAAGCGGCCGCTAATGGGTGGACAGTAATAAAACAGGCGGGTTCTTCCAAAAGACGGTGGGAAAAGGATTGAGGTACGTAACTTTATACAACGGTTGCTTAAATTGGACGATATGGAAAAAAACATTACCAAATCCATAGACATCAATACCTCTCTCGCAAAAGTCTGGAATGCCCTGGTGAATCCCGACATCATCGCCCAATACCTCTATGGCGTGGAAACCATTACCGACTGGAAGGTAGGCAGTGAGCTCATCTTTGTACATAATCAAGAGGGTAAGCAGGTCAGGGATAAAGGGGTGATCCTCGACTTTGTGCCGCCGCACCTGCTAAGGCATACCTACTGGACGCCTTATTCTGGTTTGGAAGACAAACCAGAACATTATACCACCATATCCTATAGCCTTACCGCAGAGAACAACAAGACCATTTTAACGGTTACACAAACCAACTTCAACAGTGAGGAATGGTACCGCAACCTGCTGGCAGGATGGGATGATGTACTCACCACCATCAAAAAAATTGTTGAAAGTTGACAGCCCAGGCCATTAAAACCCCACTTGAACGCATACAACTCCTCCGTAGATTATTTCTGCAGGAGCACAACTGCCAGATACGCTACAATGCCGTACATGAGCGGGACTGGTCCGATTCTTACCTGCTCCTCATCGATGATGTGGAAGTCGGCTACGGTTCGGTCAATGCACAGGACATACGGGGTACCCGCGAAACCATCTTTGAATATTACCTCGTGCCCCATGTAAGGAACCATGCCAATCTATTATTTCGTGAGCTCATCCTCGCTTCCGGCGCTACGCTCATCGAATCACAAAGCAATGTACCGCTCTTAACTGCCATGCTGCATGAGTTTTCCGAAAACATTGGCGCTCCTGTTGTACTATTTGAAGATCATCAGGTGACAGATTACACCATACCCGGTATTATCTTTCGTATGCTGGGAGAAGAGGAGAAGGTCTATAACCAGGATCCCGGCAAATACGTACTGGAGCTGAATGGTGAAGTCATCGCCAATGGCGGCTTCCTCCTGCATTACAACATGCCTTTTGCCGATCTGTTCATGGATGTAAAAGAAGAATACCGCAGAAGGGGATATGGCAGCTACCTGCTGCAGGAAGTCAAAAAACAATGTTATCTCGCCGGCCGCATCCCCGCCGCCCGTTGCAATGTAAGCAATCCCGCCTCCAAAGCCACCCTGCTCAAAGCCGGCCTCAAAGTAGCCGGACATATGCTCATAGGCTATGTAAAAAAGGATTTACTTACTTTTAATCATGATCATCGCTGAAACAGAACGTCTCGTTATCCGTGAGTTTACTATAGATGATGCCCCTTTTATCCTGGAGCTCGTCAATGAGCCCGCCTGGCTGACATTTATTGGCGATAAAGGCGTAAGGACCACAGATGATGCCGTTCGTTATATCCTTAACGGACCGGTGAAAAGTTACCACACCCACGGCTTTGGCCTTTGGCTGGTACAACTAAAACAGGAAAACATTCCCATTGGCATGTGCGGATTAATCAAACGGGACCTGTTGGAACATGTAGACATTGGCTTCGCTTACCTGTCTGCCCATAATGGCCAGGGATATGCGTATGAAGCAGCTACCGCTACGCTTGAATATGCCAAAGACAAGGTTGGATTAAAACATATCCTGGCCATCACCAACCAGGACAACTTCCGTTCCATACGGTTATTGGAAAAGCTCGGACTGAAATTTGAAAGGTTGATCACCTTACCCGGAGAACAAAAGCCCATTCTCTTAATGGGAGCCAGCCTGCTATCCGGCAACAGCTAAAGGCCAAAAGCTAACTGCTAAGAGCTTTCTATGCTATAATTACTTATTTTTGTTTGCACTTTAACCGGTAATTATGCAGGATACAATCATAGAACTGAAGCACGTCAATATATACCAGGGCACCAATCTCGTATTACAGGATGTAAACCTCCGGGTACAAAAAGGCGAATTCGTATACCTCGTAGGCAAAACAGGTACCGGGAAATCAAGTCTGCTCAAAACACTCTATGGCGATCTTCCCCTGAAAGAAGGCGATTGTACCGTAGTAGGTTTCAACCTGCGGGAAATGGACTGGAAAAAAGTACCCTTCCTGCGCCGTAACCTGGGTGTAGTATTCCAGGACTTCCAGCTACTGACGGACCGTAACGTGAATGACAACCTCAAATTCGTATTGCGGGCTACCGGCTGGAAAGATGAAAAGCTCATGGATGAAAAGATCATTGATGTGCTGGATAAAGTAGGATTAAAGTCCAAAGGCTTTAAAATGCCTTTTGAATTAAGTGGTGGCGAACAGCAACGGGTAGATGTGGCCAGGGCATTACTCAACTCACCCAAACTCATCCTGGCCGATGAGCCTACCGGTAACCTCGACCCGGAAACTTCCGATGAAATCATGCAGCTCCTGTTCCATATTTCCCGTGATTATGGTACTGCCATTGTAATGGCCACGCACGATTACATCGTTATCAACAAATTTCCGGCGCGTATGGTGCGTACGGAACGGGGCAGGGTCATAGACAATGCAAGCATTGACATGGTATGATCTCCATATTAATTCCGGTATTCAACCAGGATATCAATAAATTGGTGGCCCGGCTAAGCGCCGGGCTTTCCCATTTACAGCAGGGAGGTGAGATCATCGTTATGGACGACGGTTCTGATCCCGCCTTCCGGGACATCAATAAACCCATCGCACAACAGCCCTTTGTACGCTACCTGCCACAGGCACAAAACCAGGGACGCATACGCATCCGGCAAATGCTGGCCGAAGCTGCTGCCGGCGAATGGTTGCTCTTTCTCGATGGTGATAGTGAAGTCGTCTCAGATAACTTTTTACACAACTATATACAGGCCATACAACCTGGCGCCGCTGTAGTAGTAGGGGGCAGGACTTATACCGCTACGCCACCGGAAGATGACGCTCTCAGGTTACATTGGAAATATGGCTCCCGCAGGGAAGGCAGGCTGCCAGGCAAAAAGCACCAGCCCGCTTTTATGTCCAACAACTTTCTCATACAGGCCCGTTACTTCCAACAACTATCGTTTCATACCGGCTGGAATGGGTATGGCCATGAAGATACCTGGATGGGACTACAATTGGAAGAAGCTGGTATACCGGTGCGTTACATTGATAATCCTGTTATACATGGGGGACTTGAAAAAAACAGCGCATTCATTGCAAAGTCAGCAACTGCGCTCCTAAATCTTCACCAGCTCAGTGGGATGGTTCCTGCAGCATTGCTGGCCAGGCATGTAAAAATATTCCGGGTATATAAAAAACTGGAAGTTTGGCGCTGTCGCTGGATAGTATTAGCTGCTTATGCGTTATTGAAAAACTACATCCACCGTAACCTTCATTCCTCCAATCCTTCCCTCACACTCTTCGACCTTTACAGGCTGCAATACTTCATTCGCCTTGTTAATTCAGCACATTAATGCCTCGCTTCCTCTCCCTGCCACAACAACCGCATCAACTGCTTCGTAAGCTGGCCATGGTTCAGGAAGGGCGCCAGGATCTCCTTGCGCAGCAACAATTCATGCTCATCAAAAGGCTGATGATACAACTGGATAATAATTGACTGGAATGCTTCTACCGTAGTAGCTACATGGCAGGCGGTATCTAACCCGGAGTTATTGATCATCGTGGGGTTCACCACGCAATGCCTGCCCGAAAACAAAGCATTCAGCAACTTTACCGACCTGCTTTTACGGCAAAAGGAGGGCAGTACATTAATCTGTGCTTTCCTGACCAGGTCATGCATCTCCTGGGCAGATGGGTTGGCGATCAGGCAGGCATGGCCATGTAAATTCACTTCCCGCTCAAGCCGGGGTGAGGGCTGCTTACCTGCTATAATAAAGGGGACTTCAATCTTATTGAAAATATTTGTCAGCAACCAAATGGCAGCTTCCTCGTTTTCTGCTACCGACAGGTTACCATGATACAAACAAAAACACCCGATGCCTGTTTCCGATTCCACTTCCGTGAAGGGCAGGAGGGGAGGCACACACACCACATTCCTCGCATGCAGCTTCTGCCGGTATACCGCTACATCCTGTTCAGACAAAGCCAGGAATATCGCTTTATCGGCTATATCCTTTTCATAGCTCTTCAGCAACCGGCTTTCATGATGGTAATAGATCTTCTTCAGGGGTTGTAATACGGTAGTCGTTTTGCACAATTGCTCATAATACTCATGCTCCACATTCATCAGCCGTACAAAGATTGGCCGGTTGTCAAAACGCTCATCATTCAGCAGGTAAGTGCAATGAATGCCCTGCAGTAAAATAGGATGATCATCCTGCAGCAACCTTTCCCGCAATTGGTTACAGGAGCGGGAAGCAACAATATAAGGGAGCTTTGGGCTGATACATTTATGCCCGGTGAGCTTTTGATAATACTTCACCTCTGTACAATAAGCCGCCAGTTCAGGCTGATGACCACGGCCATCATCAAAGCAATGAAGATGGATGTGCACACCGGCGCCGTGTAAGGCTTTAATAGTACAAAATACATCTATCACGCCACCATAATCGATGGGAAATGGCACATCCGATGATACAATATGCAAGTGTTTTTCCAAAATGCTATGCTCAGATAATCGTTGAATAAAAAGCAATCAGTTTCTTTTCTTCCTGTTGCCAGTTAAAAATCGTTCTCGCAGTTACACAGTTTTGTTGCAATTCCCTGTACAAAACCACATCATTTAACAATCTGTTAAGTTGCACAGCAATGCTGTCAGGACTCAGGTCGTTAATAAGAACAGCAATTGGATACTGATTGTTTATTTCCCGGTAAACCGGGTAATCCACACCCAATTGGGGAATTCCAGCCTGTATATAGTCAAAAAAACGATTGGCAAGGGAATAATAGTTGCTCTGACCCTTATTTTCAAACAAAGTAATCCCTATCCACGCATTAACGGTATAATTAGTTAATTCGTGTGGCAGGATCAATCCCTTAAAAATAACCCGCTCCTGCAGCCCATGGGCAGCTACCAGGGCTTTCGCCTGCTCCATAAAATTACCATCGCCACAAATGACCAGCCGGGCCGCTACCTGTTGCATCGCCGGGATCAGCGTTTCAAAGCTCCTGCCTTCATTCACCGCTCCCTGGTACAGGATATAGGGCTCCTGTTTCTCCGGTATCGTCAGCGGCTGTAATACCGGCACATTGCGGATCACCCCATAATCCACTCCATACATCTCTTTAAACGCAGTCGCAATGGGTTGATTTACAGTATATCCAGCCTTAAACCGTGGAACGGCAAAGCGCTCCACCCGTTTCCAGAACTGGTAAATGCGGGGCCGGGTAACCACCTCCTTCATCTCGCAGAATAGCTCATGGGCGTCATATACCCGCGGAATGCCTTTCATTACCGAAACCCAGTAACAGGGGAGGATAGTATCCAGGTCAATGGCGCAAATGACGTTTATTTTATTGAATATCAAATAAAAAAACAATCTTATATTATATTCAATATAAAAACCTTTGCCTTTGGCAAAAAAGCAGGACAACCTTTTCTGCCGGAAAGGCTGTTCAAGCAATGGCACAGATCCCCGCCGCTGCCTGCCCACCAGCGTTACCGCATAGCCTGCAGCACTCAGTGAACGGCAGATCCGTATCATCCGCTGATCATAACTGAGGTCATTGGTAACAGTAAATACAAGTTGTTTCATACTGGCAGAAGAGACTAACCGCTTTTTGTCTTTTTTTAGACAATTGAAAAAAAACGGGCAGGCAAGATATTAAAATCACGATTAATTCCATACCTTTGCCGCCAAATTATAGAAGAAGTAAAAATTTGGATGTTCTAAAAAAAAATTGAGATGCCGTATTTAACCAAAGAAAAAGTATCAAACATCTTCACCCAATTTGGCGGAAATGCCACCAATACCGGTTCTATTGAAGGTCAAATTGCTTTGCTGACTGAGCGCATCAATGGGATTTCCCAGCACCTGCAGCAAAATAAGCAAGATTTCTCTACCCACCGTGGATTGATGAGGCTGGTAGGTCAACGTAAGCGCCTGCTGAACTACCTGAGCAAACATAACCTGCAAGGTTATCGCCAATTGATCGAGAAACTCGGAATCAGAAAATAATCAGTATATGTGATAAGATACTATTCCCAACTGTAGACACCGGTTGGGAATACTTGTTTTACCGACATACTGATTAGTAGCTTGTAAATTGTATTTTAAACCTGGTTGCCTTCACAAACCATTCCTTCCCGCCTACCCGTTTGCGATTGCCAACCTTAAATTGAGATTGTATGCTCTCTCAACCTATTAGTGTAACATTTGACATTGGTGGTGGCCGTATGGTAACCATCGAAACCGGTAAACTGGCCCGCCAGGCTCATGGCTCCGTTACCGTTCGCCAGGGAAACAGCATTATGCTTGCTACTGTTGTAGCCAACAAAGAACCCAAAGAAGGGCAAGAGTTTTTCCCCCTGGTAGTAGATTACAACGAAAAATTTGCCTCAGCCGGCCGTATTCCCGGCTCTTTCTTCAAACGTGAGGGAAAATTGAACGATTATGAGGTACTGGTAAGCCGTTTGATCGACCGTTCATTACGTCCCTTATTCCCCGAAGATTATTTCTGCGATGTACAGGTACTGGTGACGCTCGTATCCAGTGATAAAGAAGTAATGCCCGATGCATTAGCTTGTCTGGCTGCTTCTGCCGCACTCGCAGTTTCAGATATTCCGATTAAAGAAGTTATCTCCCAGGTACGTGTAGCACGCGTGGAAGGTAATTTCATCGTTAATCCCAGCCGTACAGAACTGGCCACCGCCAATATGGACTTCCTTATCGCCGCTACCGATAAGAACCTTATGATGGTGGAAGGTGAGTCAGAAGAGTGCAGTGAAGAAGACCTCGTAAAAGCACTGGAGATTGCACATGATGCCATCCGTATCCAGATCAAAGCACAGCAGGAGCTCCGTGACAAAGCGGGTGTAAAAGGAAAACGTGAGTACGTAAAACCTGAGCAGAACGAAGAATTACGCGATAAAGTAAATGCTTTCGCAAAAGATAAGATCTATACCATCTCCAAAAGCGCTTCTGCCAAACATGACCGCAGCGATGCTTTTGATGCGCTGAAAAAAGAGCTGATCGAAAGCCTGGGTGAAGAAGTAGATGACAAAACTAAAAAACAAGCTAAGAAATACTACGAAGACCTCCAGTGGGAAGTAGTGCGTGACATGATCCTGAATGATCGTGTTCGGCTGGATGGCCGCCAGCTTGACCAGGTTCGTGGCCTGGCTATGGAAGTGGATGCCCTCCCTTCTCCCCACGGATCAGCTTTATTTACCCGTGGTGAAACACAATCACTCACTACCGTAACACTCGGTACGCCACTGGATGAGCTGCTGGTAGAAAGCGCTGCCAACTCTGAATATTCAAAATTCATCCTGCACTATAACTTCCCGCCATTCTCTACCGGTGAAGTAAAAATGATGCGCGGCCCCGGCCGTCGTGAAGTAGGCCACGGTAACCTGGCCATGCGTTCACTGAAGCAAATGATGCCGGGCAACGAGTATCCTTACACCGTACGCGTGGTAAGTGATGTACTCGAATCCAATGGTTCTTCTTCTATGGCCACTGTTTGTGCCGGTTCACTCGCCTTAATGGACGCTGGTGTTCCTGTACCCAAACACGTAGGTGGTGTAGCCATGGGATTGATCACCCGCGCTTCCGACAACAAATATGCTATCCTTACCGATATCCTGGGTGATGAAGATCACCTTGGAGATATGGACTTCAAAGTAACCGGTACACGCGAAGGCATCTGCGGTGTGCAAATGGACATCAAAATAGACGGCCTTAGCATGGACACCATGCGCGAAGCATTGGAGCAGGCCCGCAAAGGACGTTTACACATCC contains these protein-coding regions:
- a CDS encoding FUSC family protein, with protein sequence MDYTREFRKFISSQYLYTGVRITAGAIIPAVILHQYDLLTSMMAVPLGALVVSTTDTPGPLQHRRNGMLASILINSLIVLIVGFSRPFPWLIGLEIIAFGMLFSLAGVYGNRVNSIGLIALLVFIFNIDSHLASSNIWRDAAWFTIGGVWYAGLSLTLYTLRPYKPIQQLLGESLMEIAGYLRVKAAFYDKERDTDHLYRELMRYQIVVHQHQDELHEMLFKARRLITESTSKGRILMMMFLDSMDLFERIMTTQQEYEALHKEFDDTPILKAYHSMILQASDELQKIGLSVQEGLPYRDDNSLEEAYKETSDAYFALRDKELGPHTIEGFIKLRHILYSIEDLVERISMLAHYSTYDRSISKNKDAREKWLKEQAPPDQEINIRLLLDNLSLQSSHFRHAIRVTLAMMIGYTISLLYPLGHGYWILLTIVTILKPAYSITKQRNFQRLGGTLIGAAFSFAVLYFIKDNTALFIIMLLAMIISYTYIKLNYLVGSIGITSYVILSFHFMNPGGLSAVLQDRIIDTAIGSLIAYLVSKFVLPLWEHEQIDPFIEKTVTANRRYFNVVSVAFTGQSSEKSDYRVARKEAFVALANMSDHFQRMLSEPKNKQPGLPQYHQFVATSHLLASHIASLSYYAQRSAPQYASGDFQPLLKQVDDQFGSAQSLLDNKALPAIEQKTGDHPIRARLQQLFEQRRQEMKAGAGNPEQSVRKTLSDLKAITDQFQLIYSITVEQVKILDKLKKEEM
- a CDS encoding VOC family protein gives rise to the protein MKQSLARIALVVKDYDEAIAFYTEKLHFTLIEDTVLTPTKRWVVVAPPGSDGCCLLLAKAVGEEQESRVGNQTGGRVFLFLYTDNFDRDYINLLHQHITIVREPVTETWGKVAVFADLYGNLWDLIEAPGK
- a CDS encoding SRPBCC family protein, whose amino-acid sequence is MEKNITKSIDINTSLAKVWNALVNPDIIAQYLYGVETITDWKVGSELIFVHNQEGKQVRDKGVILDFVPPHLLRHTYWTPYSGLEDKPEHYTTISYSLTAENNKTILTVTQTNFNSEEWYRNLLAGWDDVLTTIKKIVES
- a CDS encoding GNAT family N-acetyltransferase; the protein is MTAQAIKTPLERIQLLRRLFLQEHNCQIRYNAVHERDWSDSYLLLIDDVEVGYGSVNAQDIRGTRETIFEYYLVPHVRNHANLLFRELILASGATLIESQSNVPLLTAMLHEFSENIGAPVVLFEDHQVTDYTIPGIIFRMLGEEEKVYNQDPGKYVLELNGEVIANGGFLLHYNMPFADLFMDVKEEYRRRGYGSYLLQEVKKQCYLAGRIPAARCNVSNPASKATLLKAGLKVAGHMLIGYVKKDLLTFNHDHR
- a CDS encoding GNAT family N-acetyltransferase, with amino-acid sequence MIIAETERLVIREFTIDDAPFILELVNEPAWLTFIGDKGVRTTDDAVRYILNGPVKSYHTHGFGLWLVQLKQENIPIGMCGLIKRDLLEHVDIGFAYLSAHNGQGYAYEAATATLEYAKDKVGLKHILAITNQDNFRSIRLLEKLGLKFERLITLPGEQKPILLMGASLLSGNS
- a CDS encoding cell division ATP-binding protein FtsE, coding for MQDTIIELKHVNIYQGTNLVLQDVNLRVQKGEFVYLVGKTGTGKSSLLKTLYGDLPLKEGDCTVVGFNLREMDWKKVPFLRRNLGVVFQDFQLLTDRNVNDNLKFVLRATGWKDEKLMDEKIIDVLDKVGLKSKGFKMPFELSGGEQQRVDVARALLNSPKLILADEPTGNLDPETSDEIMQLLFHISRDYGTAIVMATHDYIVINKFPARMVRTERGRVIDNASIDMV
- a CDS encoding glycosyltransferase family 2 protein; amino-acid sequence: MISILIPVFNQDINKLVARLSAGLSHLQQGGEIIVMDDGSDPAFRDINKPIAQQPFVRYLPQAQNQGRIRIRQMLAEAAAGEWLLFLDGDSEVVSDNFLHNYIQAIQPGAAVVVGGRTYTATPPEDDALRLHWKYGSRREGRLPGKKHQPAFMSNNFLIQARYFQQLSFHTGWNGYGHEDTWMGLQLEEAGIPVRYIDNPVIHGGLEKNSAFIAKSATALLNLHQLSGMVPAALLARHVKIFRVYKKLEVWRCRWIVLAAYALLKNYIHRNLHSSNPSLTLFDLYRLQYFIRLVNSAH
- a CDS encoding glycosyltransferase produces the protein MHIVSSDVPFPIDYGGVIDVFCTIKALHGAGVHIHLHCFDDGRGHQPELAAYCTEVKYYQKLTGHKCISPKLPYIVASRSCNQLRERLLQDDHPILLQGIHCTYLLNDERFDNRPIFVRLMNVEHEYYEQLCKTTTVLQPLKKIYYHHESRLLKSYEKDIADKAIFLALSEQDVAVYRQKLHARNVVCVPPLLPFTEVESETGIGCFCLYHGNLSVAENEEAAIWLLTNIFNKIEVPFIIAGKQPSPRLEREVNLHGHACLIANPSAQEMHDLVRKAQINVLPSFCRKSRSVKLLNALFSGRHCVVNPTMINNSGLDTACHVATTVEAFQSIIIQLYHQPFDEHELLLRKEILAPFLNHGQLTKQLMRLLWQGEEARH
- a CDS encoding glycosyltransferase translates to MKQLVFTVTNDLSYDQRMIRICRSLSAAGYAVTLVGRQRRGSVPLLEQPFRQKRLSCFFAKGKGFYIEYNIRLFFYLIFNKINVICAIDLDTILPCYWVSVMKGIPRVYDAHELFCEMKEVVTRPRIYQFWKRVERFAVPRFKAGYTVNQPIATAFKEMYGVDYGVIRNVPVLQPLTIPEKQEPYILYQGAVNEGRSFETLIPAMQQVAARLVICGDGNFMEQAKALVAAHGLQERVIFKGLILPHELTNYTVNAWIGITLFENKGQSNYYSLANRFFDYIQAGIPQLGVDYPVYREINNQYPIAVLINDLSPDSIAVQLNRLLNDVVLYRELQQNCVTARTIFNWQQEEKKLIAFYSTII
- the rpsO gene encoding 30S ribosomal protein S15, producing the protein MPYLTKEKVSNIFTQFGGNATNTGSIEGQIALLTERINGISQHLQQNKQDFSTHRGLMRLVGQRKRLLNYLSKHNLQGYRQLIEKLGIRK
- the pnp gene encoding polyribonucleotide nucleotidyltransferase — encoded protein: MLSQPISVTFDIGGGRMVTIETGKLARQAHGSVTVRQGNSIMLATVVANKEPKEGQEFFPLVVDYNEKFASAGRIPGSFFKREGKLNDYEVLVSRLIDRSLRPLFPEDYFCDVQVLVTLVSSDKEVMPDALACLAASAALAVSDIPIKEVISQVRVARVEGNFIVNPSRTELATANMDFLIAATDKNLMMVEGESEECSEEDLVKALEIAHDAIRIQIKAQQELRDKAGVKGKREYVKPEQNEELRDKVNAFAKDKIYTISKSASAKHDRSDAFDALKKELIESLGEEVDDKTKKQAKKYYEDLQWEVVRDMILNDRVRLDGRQLDQVRGLAMEVDALPSPHGSALFTRGETQSLTTVTLGTPLDELLVESAANSEYSKFILHYNFPPFSTGEVKMMRGPGRREVGHGNLAMRSLKQMMPGNEYPYTVRVVSDVLESNGSSSMATVCAGSLALMDAGVPVPKHVGGVAMGLITRASDNKYAILTDILGDEDHLGDMDFKVTGTREGICGVQMDIKIDGLSMDTMREALEQARKGRLHILEAMYECMPAAREEVKPHAPRMEKLFIDKEFIGAVIGPQGKIIQEIQRETGTTINIEEVGNYGEVSVFSPAKEGLDKAVAWIKGITAMPEVGSVYEATVKGIKEFGAFVEFLPGKQGLLHISEISHKRLETMEGVLKEGEKVKVKLIGIDHKTGKFKLSRKVLMPKPDGAPRSPQGNSAAPQQ